The genomic segment GGAGAATGCCATCTCCTTTGGGGGCTGTGCCCTTCAGATGTTCCTGGTACTGACCCTGGGTGGTGCAGAGGGCCTCCTACTGGCTTtcatggcctatgacaggtatgtggccatTTGCCATCCTCTGAACTACATGATCCTCATGAGGCCACAGATCTGTTGGCTCCTGGTGGCCACATCTTGGATCCTGGCGTTCCTGAATTCTGTGATACACACCTCATATACTATGCATTTGCCTTTCTGCACATCCCGGGCTATCAGGCACCTGCTCTGTGAGGTCCCGCCCTTGCTAAAGCTGGCCTGCGCGGATACCTCTGGATATGAGTTCATGGTATATGTGTCAAGTGCAACTTTTCTCATGCCTGCCCTCGCTGCTATCCTTGCCTCCTATACGTCTGTCCTAGCTGCTGTCCTCCGCATGTCCTCAGGCGAGGGAAGGCAGAAAGCCCTCGTCACCTGCTCTTCTCATCTGACGGTGGTGGGGATGTACTACGGAGCTGCCATGTTCATGTACCTCCAGCCCAGTTCCTACCATAGTCCCCCACAGGACAACATCCTCTCTGCATTCTATATTATCGTTACTCCAGTACTGAACCCTCTCACCTACAGTCTTAGAAACAAGGAGATAATGGGGGCCTTCAGGAGGGTGCTGGGGAGACTGCCTTTTGTTCAGGGGTGGTAGAAGCCAGTGTCATACGGAAGCCCTGTAACTTCTAGATGGGACTCCACAGCTGCTCTTGCTCTCGTCTGGCTTCTTGTACATGATGAAAATTCCGGAAACCCGCCACCTTGGAGCTACATCCTCATTTGGCCCTATTTTGTCTCCAGCGGCTCTATGCTTTGACAGCGACAGATGCATCCATTTCTCTGATCAGCATCTCAGGGTCTGGTTTAAATTCTTCTGTTCTGACAGAGatgatcttatttttttacttcatattttctcttttcttcctctacaGCAATCCTATACCCAATCACACAGGAAGTTAGCCAGATTTTTTGATAGTTcaatttaaagtagaaaataaaagctaaagaggaaaatgaagatggAATAAAGATTCAAATGTTGGGCTTTATAAGTTCTAGTGACCAAATTCTCAATTCTTCCGTCCTTATTAGTATGCTTTCATATTCATATAATACTGGAGGCTTTACAGTGGACAGATCCTCCCAGGTCCATACCACAGTTctagactttgaaaaaaattcctatcCAATACATCCATTGTGGATTCTAGCATCAAACTCCTTAAGCTGCCCATATTGCATTAGGACAGCAATACGCTATGTCTCAAGtgtttttgtattatttacaaataaacttcattaaaaaatatggacatttgtttttttggcttttcagggctgcacccatggcatatggaagttcccaggctagggtctgaatcagagttgaagctgctggcctataccacagccacagcaacaccagaactgagccacgtctgtgacctacactgcagctcatggcaaccagtGGATCCTTTTACCTGCTGTGTTACAAATACAATCTCAATAAACTTCAAAGAATAGCTATTATACAAACAGCATGCATATGGCGTTATCTACAAGAAGTGGGAATGAATAGATTGGCGGGGGCAGGGTTATGAGCTAGACTCTCCAGCTAGACATTACTTCATaggttgggtttttctttttttttttttttttttttggtctttttagggccgcacctgcagcgtgcagaaattctcaggctacactacagctgccggtctataccacagctcatggagacaccatatccccaacccactgagcaaggccagagatcaaatccacatcctcatggaaaccaatCGGATTGGtaacccgctgaggcacaacaggaactcctgaattcctATTTCTTGATGCACTCCTAACATTTCAGAAGGCAGTCGAGTATAACGGATTGATTACCGTCAGACAACTTGAGTCCACTGACTAACAGCGCTCCAAAAACCACTGATGTCTTCAAGCTAGCGTGCAGAAGCAGCCAGCTCGCCTTGTGGGGATCACCATAAGGCAAAAGCTCCCTGCCGAGTACATGCTTCTTGAAAGCCTCAGTTCTAACCAGTGCCCCTGCATCTGAACAAGTGGTCAAACCAACACCTGAAACGGAGCCAGTGTCGCCCATGTCTTTCCATAGGTCTTTCCCACACCTGCATCACCAGCACTTGTGTGACCCATGACCACGTTTTTCCTTTATTGACTCCTTCCTGTCTCGGGTCCTTCCAAGGTTTCTTAAAATTTCAACTTAAAATGAGGCTCAAAGTCCTTTCCTGAACACCTTTAGCTAATCTGAAATGTTCAAAGCTAATTCGCAAAGCAATTTAAAAGATAACTTTCcattggaaaaaaagaactaatatttCCTTTGGACAAGATATAACCAACAAGAAAACGGAAAGGGCGGAACAGAGTAAGGAAACTGATGCTCATGAAGGAAAGTGATACTGTCTACTGCCTCGGGACAAGTTCTTAGAAATCATTCAGGATTCATCCCTTTCTTCCAGACCTACTACCCAATCTGTCGGCAAGGTCTggggtgttttttattttatttccctaaaaaCATCCCAGATATAGCAGTTCTCAACACTCGAATATTCCCCTCTGGTCCAAATTACCATCATCTCTGTCCTGGACATTTATTAGTGCAGATTAGTATCTGGGCTCCTTAACACCACGCTCCACACAGAAAATATCCCCTTCTTTTAATGCATAATGTATCTACAAAtaatatgtgtataaatgtgtgtgcGAAGTAAACAAATGTggatgtgttttgtgtgtgtgtatatagatacacacacatacgttcTTTTATATCACATTTGACATTAGCAACACCATTGAAGCCTCGTGTCTCTCTTCTCTAATCTCACCCCTTGCCTCTCACCAAATGCTCCAGTTCCTGACAGCAACAACATACTATTCAATTGTTTTATCTCACTATATACACGTCACAATCTGGGTACGAAGCCAGATTTGTTTATTACATTTTGCTTTCAATtttcagagatttattttaaatttttaaatttcatgttataattatgtaaaatatatacctgatttaaaaaatcaacctatgggagttctcgttgtggctcagtgggctaagaacccaactagtatccttgaggatgtgggttggattcctggccttgctcagtgggttaaaggatctggcattgccctgagctgcagtgtaggtcacagagacggtcccgagttgctgtggctgtggtgtagcctagcagctgaagctccaatgtgacccctagcctgggaacttccatatgccccagatgtggccctaaaaagaagagaaaaaaaaatcaaactatgaAGTAATGCTTAGCCAGAGAAGTCGAGCTGATAACCCTGCCCCCTCCAACCTAGTCATTCCTTTTCCTTACAGGTAACGCTATATGCACGCTATTTGTAGAATAGCTGTGCTTTGAAATTTACTGAGATTGTGAGTGTTCCATGTACATTTGAAAGAAGATATAATTTTTGTGATAATAGTTTGCAGTTTAGTATGTATTTGTATTATCtagtttttgttatatttatagcttttaaaatttttgctatttttttgtccattttctctgTCTTGAGTTGGGAAAGGTATATTAAAATCTTCCCTTTATGTATTTCTCTCTATCGCTCATTGCATCTTCTGTAGAGTCCGCTTTGTGAAAGTTATTATTGgatatacaaatattaataacTGCTACCTTCAGCCTTTAGAATTATAAACCTGAAAGCAAGACACATATTATTCCCAATACACAGATAAAATGACTGACTCTCAGAAAGATTTGGTGGTTTATTCAATTCACAAAGCTACTAAATATTCTCTCTAATCTGAAGTGGAAAAATATTGTTTCtgctggaaaaattatttttattcagcgCTAACTGAGCAAATCTTCCTCTGCTGATTCTCAGCTGTATAAGCAGAGAAATAATCAGTGAGCAGTGGTGTTTAATTACTCTCCAGATGGTTGTAAAAGTGCATTATGCTGATGTtacaaaagtaaaagcaaagtAACACCAATGAAAcaattatgaaggaaaaaagtgaataCATATGGCTATAAAATTGTGACATATTGTTGACCTATACAGACAATAGCATATAAATAATGGGAGAAACACAGCGAAAGAAGAAATAACTATATACATAAGGAAGCCAGATATTTGTGTCTATCAGGGTGTGTAGCTCAAGATTTACACAGCAAGAGCTTTTACTCCcagatgaaatataaataaattgtgtGAGAAATAAATCCTAATCAAAAGTCCCTGGACCTTGATTGTTCTTATAGTAACTGCCATCCTAAGACTCCGTCACCCATTTACTATAGGGGTAAGATATTCCAATAGCAAATTTCTACTCCAACAATCATGAAACATCGAAATGGATTAAACACATTCACAGGCAAGCTTTTGATCCCAtgcctggaagaaaacataagggaaaATCCTTGACACTGGTCTTGCCAATGTTTTTTTGAAACTGGTGTCAAagacacaggcaacaaaagcaaaaataaacaagtaggactacatcaaactgaaaattttctgcacagcaaagtaaacaaccagaaaaataaaagggaaacctACAAAAGAATGGGTGACAATATTTACAAACtgtattttatctatctatctatctacatatatgcgtgtgtatatgtgtgtgtgtgtgagacttatttcactaagtgttgtattctctaggtccatccatgttggtgcaagtgacagtatttcatgctttttatggctgagtaatattccagagACAAACACTATattatatcacttgtatgtggaatctaaaaagtaaatacaaatcaacttatttacaaaacaaaaacagactcacagaccagGAGAACAAACCATGGTTACCGAAAAGGCAAGGGAGGAGGAGGACCAATCAGGAGTATGAGATTATCCAATACAGACTACTATATGTTACTATATGTAGCAGATGAGAAATAAGGGTTTACCATATAGCACAATAccaaatatcttgtaataatctagaatacaatataatctgcaaaaaaaaaccctgaataacTCTGCTCtgtacctgaaactagcacaatattgtaaatcaactatatgtcaattaaaaagcGAACTTaaacaataaagataaaattcCCTTACAATATAATGACAAATTGAAAACACATCACAACAAACAGATTGGAGTGAAGAAACAGCAACGGGACATGAATAAAGATACTTGGAAAGAGTAAATTAATCCCATTCTTCTGGATAGGTGTGAGCACATATGGAATCACAGTGAGATACTGTAAACCAgaataaacaataattttttattgaaaaaagatgtaaaaattatcaaggaaaaaagaaaagaaaaatgcatcatgtatctataatgaaaagaatgaaacttggaTTCAATAGGAAAATTCCAATGGGAAATATGACTTGACtgataagttttaaaaatctgaacaataaataaataattatattagtaccagaataaatgaaaagaaatatggaTAGGGAAATCTCAGTAACACAGACAATAAATGACtacaatattttccatttaaaaagaatattgatgaaaaagtaaaatattagtaATTTCAACCTCGAATGCTTCAGAAAAATAAGGATCTGTCCTTATTTGGCATATGGTTCAAAGACTTGTGCTTTACAGAAATTACTCAAACCTGTTATTTTCTAAGAccagttaacatttttaatagGTGGCCATAACATCCTCAAATAAACAATAATTTATAAAACCAGTTAAAAGTGAGAAATAATGAGGAAGGATGCAAAAGTCCACTTTTCTATGGATATAAACTAAAGGATGGACAGATCTCTATCTGCATATATTTTGCACTCTTGGTTCAGCTCCCAAAAAGAGAGACTTGATTCCCTTTCAACTCATAACTTacagaatttttctttgattAGAGAAAGATCGGGAATTAGAGCATATTCACAGAATTCGATCTATGACTACGAAaatcaaaccaaccaaaaaactacCAAAAATCCCACAGTATCTCATTGTCTAGCTAGCGATAATAGAGTGAGCTGCGCCCAATGAGAACCCTAGGGAATATCCTGTTTGCATAATCTCTCAGGACCCTCATCTTTTAATATCTACTCAGAGAAAGATTCAACTCAGTGTTGGTgcttaaaaagtatttaatttacCCAAGAATACAGCCAGAGATTGAAATGAAATCCAGGGGAAATTCCAGTTCATGTCCAACTGTTAGGAGAGGGGGCTGAGAATCACTAGGATCCAACACCAAACTCTGGTtctgcagcttggatcactgaTCTCACTTTGCTGGACCCGCGGGCAGGTCCCTCACCTGTAGTTCCCCATCTCTAGTACAAACTCATCCCTGGTCTCCAGGTAAGAAGGAGGAGGACGCTGAAGGAATCAAGTCTCTGCAGAACCAGACTTCTTGAGTCTATCCTGGAAGAAGGGCTGTGTCCTTATTTTTACAGTCCAGTCCACTTGGGAGAAGAggtatttccttttctgtcttctctagAATTCTCAGTCTTAGAAATCTTGCTACTGAGCTCCTACTGAGGGGGTCACAGAAACCAAAAGGCCCATTGTCTCTCAACCTAGCTACCCCTTTTCAACCACCAGAGTCTTTCCGTGCTCTGACCTTTTGTCCGTTACCATAAGGTTCTCGTGCTCTCGCTTTTCCCACATTTTCTGGGCTATACCCACTGGCCTCACAGGAACACATCTAGGACACCAGACAGAGCTTCTTGTAACTTGCCACTCGCCGTATGGGAGGTGGTCAGGGGCCAGGGCACAGGAGTGCTCATGTTTGGTGTGTGCCCTGCCCCAGAACCAGTGTTCAGGCTGCCGCCATGTTGCATGCGCCTTCTCAGGGGTAAGACCGAGAAAGAGAACAGAACGGCATGTTGAGGCTCTGTTCCTTTTTCCACGAGAAGAGGAACAACCAGTGATGCCCTCTCACTTCCACCAGTTGTCCAGGTGATCACAGCTTGGGTTACTCCTTCTGAGTGATCACTAGATCTCCTCGCTCCAAGGATATTACGAAGCTGGATCAGCATCAGCTGTGTCTTCCAAATTTCATTTAAGTAAGATTATCAGTGCTTAACAGTATTTTGGTGCAGAGAGGAATCTATTCTTTGCTGGATGCATTCAGTTGTTCACTTATTAACTTCGCCAATCACTGAACTTTTCCTGAAAACTTACTATATGCTGGGTGATGTAGTCATAGGGATTGAGATAGGATTTTTACACTAAAGAAACATAAGGCCTACTCTGGGAGACCAGTTAATTAACAAATCATGTATAAATGAATAAGAACTGTAAAAAGGcatattattatatacatattccaAAATTCATCAAATCATACATGTGAAATATGCACCCTTCATTACATGTAAATTTACAATGACGAAGCAATAAAAAAGTAGGTTTCTCAGAAATTATTGGGAAATGAGATCAGTAAtggattattttggctattgagGCTGCAGAGTTGTCAACATTCTcttgtacattttatatacattatatctaAAGGAAAGATATTTCTCATTTAGTTTGGCCAGTCCCTCACATTATTCCCTAACCCTTGCCCTTCTGCTCCCTCAAGGCCGATAGACTCCACTGTAGGTACTGGCCTGACTCGTTGTATTTCCATCTGCATAGATATTCATGAACTGAGATCTCACTGTAACCACATGGTCTTCAAATCAGGTCCTACTTGGCATCCCATGAGCCAGTGGTCAAGGCACAACCAATCAGAGCACATGTCCCATACTGCCAGCTAGAGGTAGGGTCTTGTGTGTGAGAATAAACCCTTGTATGTATGTCTGCAGTCTTTGACTTTCCTCTGCCTCAAGATGGTCCTGTCTGGTGGGCTGACTCTGCTCTGACATCTCCTTCATTCTGAAGGATGGTTCTAGGGCCAGTACATCAACATTTCCTGGGAATATAAGACTCCAGCCCTCACTCCCAGCCATTTGCCCTGCTACCTTCCCTAACtcattctaatttcttttctcagGAGCTTGGATTCAGCCAGGTTATTCCTGATGTACAGCAATGTATAGATTTGCATGGTATTTCCTGCCTCG from the Sus scrofa isolate TJ Tabasco breed Duroc chromosome 9, Sscrofa11.1, whole genome shotgun sequence genome contains:
- the LOC100525529 gene encoding olfactory receptor 2AG1-like translates to MELWNSSLGSGFILVEILNDSGSPELLCAAIAVLYMLALTSNGLLLLVITVDARLHAPMYLLLGQLSLMDVMLASVVTPKTLVDYLCGENAISFGGCALQMFLVLTLGGAEGLLLAFMAYDRYVAICHPLNYMILMRPQICWLLVATSWILAFLNSVIHTSYTMHLPFCTSRAIRHLLCEVPPLLKLACADTSGYEFMVYVSSATFLMPALAAILASYTSVLAAVLRMSSGEGRQKALVTCSSHLTVVGMYYGAAMFMYLQPSSYHSPPQDNILSAFYIIVTPVLNPLTYSLRNKEIMGAFRRVLGRLPFVQGW